Proteins co-encoded in one Arachis hypogaea cultivar Tifrunner chromosome 11, arahy.Tifrunner.gnm2.J5K5, whole genome shotgun sequence genomic window:
- the LOC112722084 gene encoding cell wall / vacuolar inhibitor of fructosidase 1-like, whose translation MKHFSLNTLLCTIVVASIAIAPCKSDDKLITETCSKTPYPAQCVSYIKANYKSNDVKGIAGLGIIMAQDFQLKAEAPKDILFKMISAGKRPDIRFEMIACLGNYNYLIDTTMPEAIDAFKLGKPRLAEAYANTAAIGVSNCEKRFNGKSPITNENNITHEIALILIAIAKQL comes from the coding sequence atgaagcattttTCTCTAAATACATTATTGTGCACAATTGTTGTGGCTTCAATTGCAATAGCACCATGTAAAAGCGATGACAAACTCATAACAGAAACATGCAGCAAGACACCATACCCTGCTCAATGTGTTAGTTACATAAAAGCTAATTATAAAAGCAATGATGTTAAGGGTATTGCAGGTCTTGGAATAATCATGGCACAAGATTTCCAACTCAAAGCAGAAGCTCCCAAAGACATTCTCTTCAAAATGATTTCGGCGGGAAAGAGACCAGACATTCGATTTGAGATGATAGCTTGTCTTGGAAATTACAATTATCTTATCGATACTACTATGCCTGAAGCCATTGATGCTTTCAAACTTGGGAAACCCCGTTTAGCTGAAGCTTATGCTAACACTGCTGCAATTGGGGTTAGTAATTGTGAGAAAAGATTCAATGGCAAATCGCCAATCACCAATGAGAACAATATTACTCATGAAATTGCTCTCATCCTAATAGCTATTGctaaacaattatag